One region of Olleya sp. Hel_I_94 genomic DNA includes:
- the bshB1 gene encoding bacillithiol biosynthesis deacetylase BshB1 → MKVDILAFGAHPDDVELGAGATIAKEVANGKTVAIVDLTKGELGTRGTELTRKAEAEEAKNILGVAYRENLGFADGFFVNDKQHQLEIIKMIRKYQPEIILCNAIDDRHIDHGKGSKLVSDACFLSGLIKIETIVNGMPQKQWRPKQVYHYIQWKNIEPDFVVDVSDYMDVKMKSVLAYKTQFFDPNSKEPETPISSKNFTDSVKYRANDLGRLINVDYAEGYNVERYVAVESLFDLK, encoded by the coding sequence ATGAAAGTAGATATACTAGCATTTGGTGCACATCCAGATGATGTAGAGTTAGGCGCAGGAGCGACAATAGCAAAAGAGGTCGCTAACGGTAAAACTGTAGCTATCGTTGACCTAACTAAAGGAGAGTTAGGAACACGTGGTACAGAGTTGACCAGAAAGGCAGAAGCAGAAGAAGCTAAAAATATATTAGGAGTAGCTTATCGAGAAAATCTAGGTTTTGCAGATGGTTTTTTTGTTAACGACAAACAGCACCAACTAGAAATTATAAAAATGATACGAAAGTATCAACCAGAGATTATATTATGCAATGCAATTGATGATAGACACATTGATCATGGAAAAGGGAGTAAGTTAGTTAGTGACGCTTGTTTTTTAAGTGGTTTAATTAAAATTGAAACTATAGTTAATGGTATGCCTCAAAAACAATGGAGACCAAAGCAAGTTTACCATTACATACAATGGAAAAATATAGAACCAGATTTTGTTGTAGACGTCTCAGATTACATGGATGTTAAGATGAAAAGTGTATTAGCCTATAAAACTCAGTTTTTTGATCCTAATAGTAAAGAACCAGAAACACCTATTTCTAGCAAAAACTTTACAGATAGCGTAAAATATAGAGCAAATGATTTAGGAAGACTAATAAATGTTGATTACGCAGAAGGCTATAATGTAGAGCGTTACGTCGCTGTGGAAAGTTTATTTGATTTAAAGTAA
- the ccsA gene encoding cytochrome c biogenesis protein CcsA: MQNRIAKILFSTRLTSVLFIVFAVAMAVGTILDRNMDTSPTPYTRNLIYNAWWFEAIMVFFIINFVGNIFRFRLLRKEKWATLILHLAFILIILGAGITRYFGFEGMIAIREGETESGFLSQKTYITAYIDGDYMIDGVPQRLPVEAEVDFSGRMENSFNYTAQYNNTPVEFELTEYFLGAEEDVVPDDAGESYLKIVEARGSGPHNHFLKQGTVENIHNLLVALDKPTDGAVNITTTENGLMIQSPFEGEYLTMATMQQGQLVKDSIQPLVLRSRYVIGDMQLVFPKPVVKGTFDIVKKASFLKQDENAVVLNVSANGETKEVKLLGSQWSNNRFKQVKVGGLDIALKYGSKVLELPFEVKLNDFIAEKYPGTENNYSSYESKVTVIDKEQGDFDFHIYMNNILDHRGYRFFQADFDKDLKGTILSVNHDFWGTWVTYAGYFLLYFGMMAILFANHTRFRDLQNGLEKIKKKKTKMLTIAFLSLSVFGFAQDQEHTENDGHGHQSNTVTEKQRPSKAQIDSILKVNVAPEAHAKKFGRLVIQDLDGRMMPIDTYASELVRKLTKHEGYEGLSSDQVFLSILESPMLWYNVPIIYLAPKKADSIRGIIGLDKDQKYAALLDFFDDNFQYKLDSYLEEASAVKSQTGVQKEFIETNQRINLLSNAIEGRSLKIFPVPDDENNTWISPFEYKNDGYNQKIKDSTYGSFIGSGFDWYLYTLNEAKKTGDFTKSEKLLEAFKTSQRKVGTSVMLSEDKINAEILYNQYDVFKKLFSWYMYAGTLLFILLIWQIFKSSNKWLAKSVTIFKFIILGLFVIHTLGLIARWYISGHAPWSDAYESMIYVAWATMFFGLAFGRKSDLTLASTAFVTAMILMIAHWNWMDPAIANLQPVLNSYWLMIHVAVIVASYGPFTLGMILGIVSLVLMLLTNKDNKSKMDLNIKELTIINEMALTVGLVMLTIGNFLGGQWANESWGRYWGWDPKETWALISIMLYAFVIHMRLVPGLRGRWFFNLMSIITFGSILMTYFGVNFYLSGLHSYASGDQIVSFKFIGIALVGVAILGVFSYRKYAKYYKK, from the coding sequence ATGCAAAATAGAATCGCCAAAATCTTGTTTTCAACACGATTAACTTCTGTATTATTTATTGTATTTGCTGTCGCTATGGCAGTTGGTACAATTTTAGACAGAAACATGGACACTTCTCCAACTCCTTATACACGAAATTTAATCTATAACGCTTGGTGGTTTGAAGCTATTATGGTGTTTTTTATTATCAATTTTGTTGGTAATATTTTTAGATTTAGATTGTTACGTAAAGAAAAATGGGCAACCTTAATATTACACTTAGCTTTTATCTTAATTATACTAGGTGCAGGTATTACAAGATATTTTGGATTTGAAGGTATGATTGCTATTAGAGAAGGAGAGACCGAAAGTGGTTTTTTATCTCAAAAAACATACATTACAGCATACATTGATGGTGATTATATGATTGATGGCGTGCCACAGCGTTTACCCGTTGAAGCTGAGGTAGATTTTTCTGGAAGAATGGAAAATAGCTTTAATTATACTGCACAATATAATAATACACCTGTTGAATTTGAATTAACTGAATATTTTTTGGGTGCTGAAGAAGATGTGGTACCTGATGACGCTGGTGAAAGTTATCTAAAAATAGTAGAAGCTAGAGGTAGTGGACCACATAATCATTTTTTAAAACAAGGAACGGTAGAAAATATCCATAATTTATTAGTCGCTTTAGACAAACCTACAGATGGAGCAGTTAATATTACCACTACAGAAAATGGTTTAATGATACAATCTCCATTTGAAGGAGAATATTTAACTATGGCAACCATGCAACAGGGTCAATTAGTTAAGGACAGTATACAACCCTTAGTTTTACGTTCTAGATATGTTATTGGAGATATGCAATTAGTGTTTCCTAAACCAGTTGTAAAAGGAACTTTTGATATTGTAAAAAAAGCTAGTTTTTTAAAGCAAGATGAAAATGCAGTAGTATTGAATGTGTCTGCTAACGGAGAAACTAAAGAGGTTAAGTTGCTAGGTAGTCAATGGTCTAACAACCGTTTTAAACAAGTAAAAGTAGGAGGTTTGGATATTGCTTTAAAATATGGTTCTAAAGTTTTAGAATTACCTTTTGAAGTTAAACTAAATGATTTTATTGCAGAAAAATATCCTGGTACAGAAAATAATTATTCTTCTTACGAAAGTAAAGTGACTGTAATAGACAAGGAGCAAGGTGATTTTGATTTTCATATTTACATGAATAATATTTTAGACCACAGAGGATATCGTTTTTTTCAAGCCGATTTTGATAAAGATTTAAAAGGAACAATACTATCTGTAAATCATGATTTTTGGGGTACTTGGGTTACTTATGCAGGATACTTTTTACTATACTTTGGTATGATGGCTATCTTGTTTGCTAATCACACTAGATTTAGAGATTTGCAAAATGGCTTAGAAAAAATTAAGAAGAAAAAAACTAAAATGCTAACCATTGCATTTTTAAGTTTAAGCGTATTTGGATTTGCACAAGATCAAGAGCATACTGAAAACGATGGACATGGTCACCAATCCAATACAGTTACAGAGAAGCAAAGACCTAGTAAAGCTCAAATAGATTCTATTTTAAAAGTAAATGTAGCTCCAGAAGCACATGCTAAAAAATTTGGAAGATTAGTTATTCAGGATCTTGATGGTCGTATGATGCCTATTGATACGTATGCGTCAGAGTTAGTTAGAAAATTAACTAAGCATGAAGGTTATGAGGGTTTATCATCAGATCAAGTCTTTTTAAGCATCCTAGAAAGTCCAATGCTATGGTATAATGTCCCAATTATATACTTAGCACCTAAAAAAGCGGATTCTATTAGAGGAATTATTGGATTAGATAAAGACCAAAAATATGCTGCATTATTAGACTTTTTTGACGATAATTTTCAGTATAAATTAGATTCGTATTTAGAAGAAGCATCTGCAGTAAAATCTCAAACAGGAGTACAAAAAGAGTTTATTGAAACCAATCAGCGTATTAATTTATTAAGTAATGCTATTGAAGGACGTTCTCTTAAGATCTTTCCAGTACCAGACGATGAAAACAATACATGGATTTCTCCTTTTGAATATAAAAATGATGGCTACAATCAAAAAATTAAAGATAGTACCTATGGTAGTTTTATAGGTTCTGGTTTTGATTGGTATTTATATACTTTAAATGAAGCTAAAAAAACAGGAGACTTTACTAAATCTGAAAAATTATTAGAAGCATTTAAAACCTCTCAACGAAAAGTTGGAACAAGCGTAATGTTAAGTGAGGATAAGATAAATGCAGAAATTTTATATAACCAATACGATGTGTTTAAAAAACTATTTAGTTGGTATATGTATGCAGGAACATTGCTATTTATCTTACTTATTTGGCAAATCTTTAAAAGTAGCAATAAGTGGTTAGCTAAAAGTGTTACCATATTTAAATTTATCATATTAGGACTATTTGTTATCCATACTTTAGGCTTAATTGCTAGATGGTACATCTCTGGTCATGCACCTTGGAGTGATGCTTATGAGTCTATGATATATGTTGCTTGGGCAACTATGTTTTTTGGACTGGCTTTTGGAAGAAAAAGTGATTTAACCTTGGCATCTACAGCATTTGTAACAGCAATGATTTTAATGATTGCACACTGGAATTGGATGGATCCAGCAATTGCTAACCTTCAGCCTGTATTAAATAGTTATTGGTTAATGATACACGTAGCTGTTATTGTTGCTAGTTATGGTCCATTTACATTAGGTATGATTTTAGGTATTGTGTCATTAGTTTTAATGTTGTTGACCAATAAGGACAATAAATCTAAGATGGATTTAAATATAAAAGAACTAACTATTATTAATGAAATGGCTTTAACCGTTGGTTTGGTCATGCTAACTATAGGTAATTTTCTTGGTGGACAATGGGCTAATGAAAGTTGGGGAAGATATTGGGGTTGGGACCCTAAAGAAACTTGGGCACTTATTAGTATTATGCTTTATGCATTTGTAATCCATATGCGTTTAGTGCCAGGATTACGTGGTAGATGGTTTTTCAACTTAATGTCCATTATAACTTTTGGAAGCATTTTAATGACCTATTTTGGAGTTAATTTTTACTTGTCAGGCTTACATAGTTATGCAAGTGGAGATCAAATAGTAAGCTTCAAATTTATTGGAATAGCGCTTGTAGGTGTCGCTATTTTAGGAGTGTTTTCATACAGGAAGTATGCTAAGTATTATAAAAAATAA
- a CDS encoding M28 family peptidase yields the protein MKSTFSIATLSLLFVACGSSQKGSETSTKVVDPVVYGQTITQEDLKTSLYTFASDEFEGRETGAEGQKKAINFLKEHYIKYGVPAAKSDGNYFQDVPLKVQSKPDVALTINEKSLKNLEDFVSINPMETSKLKATEIVNLGYGIEDDKFSNYDNIDIKGKVVFFVSGEPKNSDGTYVISGTKESSNWSNFRQEFALKRDLAKKKGAKAVLYYNPEVFAMAALRFGASSGRMTLAGNDKDMFYFLVNTETTKAIFNEDVRTFDASFKNKIVKANLDLDFTNNSKDLSSENVAAIIRGTEKPDEYIVVSAHLDHEGVKDGEVYNGADDDGSGTVAVLEIAEAFAKAKKDGHGPKRSIVFLNVTGEEKGLLGSQHYTDNDPIFPLANTVANLNIDMIGRVDPKRKTGDRNYIYLIGSDKLSTELHEISEEMNTKYAKVELDYTYNDDNDPNRFYYRSDHYNFAKNNIPVIFYFNGTHDDYHRPSDTPDKIEYDLLENRTRLVFYTAWELANRSSRIIVDKAE from the coding sequence ATGAAATCAACATTCTCAATCGCCACATTAAGTTTATTATTTGTGGCCTGTGGAAGCTCTCAGAAAGGCAGCGAAACAAGCACTAAAGTTGTAGATCCTGTTGTCTACGGACAAACAATCACACAAGAAGACCTAAAAACATCATTGTACACTTTTGCATCTGATGAATTTGAAGGTAGAGAAACTGGTGCTGAAGGACAGAAAAAAGCAATCAACTTTTTAAAAGAACATTACATTAAATATGGTGTTCCAGCTGCAAAAAGCGATGGAAACTATTTTCAAGATGTACCATTAAAGGTGCAATCTAAGCCAGATGTTGCATTAACTATTAATGAAAAGTCATTAAAAAATTTAGAGGATTTTGTTTCTATCAACCCAATGGAAACAAGCAAATTAAAAGCTACTGAAATTGTAAATTTAGGTTACGGTATTGAAGATGATAAATTTTCTAACTACGACAACATAGACATAAAAGGTAAAGTTGTCTTTTTTGTAAGCGGAGAACCTAAAAATAGTGATGGTACATATGTAATATCAGGAACTAAAGAGTCTTCAAATTGGTCTAATTTTAGACAAGAATTTGCATTAAAACGCGATTTAGCTAAAAAAAAAGGAGCAAAAGCTGTTTTATATTATAACCCAGAAGTCTTTGCTATGGCTGCACTACGTTTTGGAGCTTCTAGTGGTAGAATGACTTTAGCTGGCAATGATAAAGACATGTTTTACTTTTTAGTCAATACTGAAACGACTAAAGCTATTTTTAATGAAGATGTAAGAACTTTTGATGCTTCATTTAAAAATAAGATAGTTAAAGCTAACTTAGATTTAGACTTTACTAATAACTCTAAAGATTTATCTTCTGAGAATGTTGCTGCTATAATTAGAGGTACGGAAAAACCAGATGAGTATATTGTGGTATCTGCTCACTTAGACCACGAAGGTGTAAAAGATGGAGAAGTTTATAATGGCGCAGATGATGATGGTTCTGGTACTGTAGCTGTCTTAGAAATTGCAGAAGCTTTTGCTAAAGCTAAAAAAGATGGACATGGTCCAAAACGATCTATAGTATTTTTAAATGTAACTGGTGAAGAAAAAGGCTTATTAGGAAGTCAGCATTATACAGATAACGATCCTATTTTTCCATTAGCTAACACTGTTGCTAATTTAAATATAGATATGATAGGTCGTGTTGACCCTAAACGTAAAACAGGAGACCGTAATTACATCTACTTAATTGGTAGTGATAAATTAAGCACAGAGCTTCATGAGATCTCTGAAGAGATGAATACAAAGTATGCTAAGGTAGAATTAGATTATACTTATAATGATGATAATGATCCTAACAGATTTTACTACAGATCTGATCATTATAATTTTGCTAAAAATAATATTCCAGTTATATTTTACTTTAACGGAACGCACGATGATTACCATAGACCAAGTGATACACCAGATAAGATAGAATACGATTTATTAGAAAACAGAACTCGATTAGTATTTTATACTGCTTGGGAACTAGCCAATAGATCATCAAGAATTATAGTTGATAAAGCTGAATAA
- a CDS encoding trans-sulfuration enzyme family protein codes for MKLENQGLNTICTHVGEVPDEQFKGAISPIYLSSSYQFMDVDVKRYPRYFNTPNQEYLAKKIAALEHTETAMIFGSGMAAISHMFLAFLKSGDHIVVQNTLYGGTSNFIREEFPKLNIEFTFTNGYKVEDFEAAIQPNTKLIHIETPSNPLLTITDIKAIANLGKQKNIVTSIDNTFASPVNQNPIDFGIDLVMHSATKYFGGHSDICAGAVAGSKDHLDKIWNVSKNYGGSLSDFTVWMLERSMKTMGLRVKAQTKNANKLAKWLDKQTFVKQVYYPGLKSHPEHKLAKSQMKGFGAMLSFELIDNINSDQFMKQLQLIKASMSLAGIESTMLSPTQTSHSLLTPEQRLEIGISDGLIRFSLGIEEAKDLKADIKQAVEATIK; via the coding sequence ATGAAATTAGAAAATCAAGGTTTAAATACCATTTGTACGCATGTTGGTGAAGTGCCAGATGAGCAATTTAAAGGCGCAATATCTCCAATTTATTTATCATCTTCTTATCAATTTATGGATGTAGATGTTAAACGTTACCCAAGGTATTTTAATACACCCAATCAAGAATATTTGGCAAAAAAAATAGCAGCTTTAGAACATACAGAAACAGCTATGATATTTGGCTCTGGTATGGCAGCTATTAGCCACATGTTTTTAGCGTTTTTAAAATCAGGAGATCATATTGTGGTTCAAAATACCTTATATGGTGGAACATCTAATTTTATTAGAGAAGAATTTCCTAAATTAAATATAGAGTTCACTTTTACAAATGGTTATAAAGTTGAAGACTTTGAAGCAGCAATACAACCAAATACTAAGTTGATTCATATCGAAACACCTTCAAATCCCTTGCTTACCATTACAGATATTAAAGCAATTGCCAATTTAGGTAAACAAAAAAACATTGTAACAAGTATAGATAATACGTTTGCAAGTCCAGTAAATCAAAACCCAATAGATTTTGGTATTGATTTAGTAATGCACTCGGCAACTAAATATTTTGGAGGTCATAGTGATATTTGTGCAGGAGCAGTAGCAGGAAGTAAAGATCATTTAGATAAAATATGGAATGTATCTAAAAATTATGGAGGTAGTTTAAGCGATTTTACGGTTTGGATGTTGGAGCGTAGCATGAAAACTATGGGTTTACGTGTAAAAGCACAAACTAAAAATGCTAACAAATTAGCAAAATGGTTAGATAAACAAACATTTGTTAAACAAGTGTATTATCCAGGCTTAAAAAGTCACCCAGAACATAAGTTAGCAAAATCTCAAATGAAGGGCTTTGGAGCTATGTTATCTTTTGAACTTATAGATAATATAAATTCTGATCAATTCATGAAGCAATTACAGTTAATTAAAGCTTCTATGAGTTTAGCAGGTATAGAAAGCACAATGTTATCTCCAACACAAACATCACACTCGTTATTAACACCAGAACAACGTTTAGAAATTGGTATATCAGACGGACTTATTCGTTTTTCTTTAGGAATAGAAGAGGCTAAAGATTTAAAAGCAGATATAAAACAAGCAGTGGAAGCAACCATAAAATAA
- the rlmF gene encoding 23S rRNA (adenine(1618)-N(6))-methyltransferase RlmF produces MHKKNKHTDDYDFDQLSLVYTDLEPFIFTNANNKKTIDFANPKAVKALNAALLKSHYDVAFWDFPDHFLCPPIPGRVDYIHHISDLLERSKLTENITVMDIGTGANCIYPLLGNAAYDWSYIGVDSNDDALKAAQNIIDKNNLQDQIKLKKQNDDAHVLSGVLSETDMVTVTMCNPPFFKNEADALKATTSKLKGLGKPTDQMVRNFAGQAHELWYKGGEKAFLHNYLYESSLLKTASFWYTSLVSNKDNVKTINQSLKKLGATAVLTIGMNIGNKKSRIVAWTFLDEQQKEDWNKN; encoded by the coding sequence TTGCATAAAAAAAACAAACATACCGACGATTACGATTTTGATCAGCTATCACTGGTTTACACAGACTTAGAGCCCTTCATTTTTACAAATGCCAATAACAAAAAAACTATTGATTTTGCTAACCCTAAAGCAGTAAAGGCTTTAAATGCAGCATTATTAAAATCTCATTATGATGTAGCGTTTTGGGATTTTCCTGATCACTTTTTGTGTCCTCCAATTCCTGGACGTGTAGATTACATACACCACATTTCAGATTTATTAGAGCGTTCTAAATTAACAGAAAATATAACTGTTATGGACATTGGTACAGGTGCAAATTGTATTTATCCTTTATTAGGTAATGCAGCGTATGATTGGAGTTATATAGGTGTGGATAGTAATGATGACGCCTTAAAAGCTGCTCAAAATATCATTGACAAAAATAACTTACAAGACCAAATTAAACTTAAAAAACAAAATGACGATGCACATGTGTTGTCAGGTGTTTTAAGTGAAACAGATATGGTAACAGTAACCATGTGTAATCCTCCATTTTTTAAAAATGAAGCTGATGCATTAAAGGCTACAACAAGTAAACTAAAAGGACTTGGAAAGCCCACAGACCAAATGGTCAGAAACTTTGCTGGACAAGCACATGAATTATGGTACAAAGGTGGAGAAAAAGCTTTTTTGCATAATTATTTATACGAAAGCTCTTTATTAAAAACTGCAAGTTTTTGGTACACAAGTTTAGTGTCTAACAAGGATAATGTAAAAACAATAAACCAATCACTTAAAAAGCTAGGTGCTACAGCTGTTTTAACAATAGGAATGAATATTGGAAACAAAAAAAGTAGAATTGTTGCTTGGACATTTTTAGATGAACAACAAAAAGAAGATTGGAATAAAAATTAA
- the mscL gene encoding large conductance mechanosensitive channel protein MscL codes for MKFLREFKEFAVKGNMMDMAIGIIIGASFNKVIDVLVKKVFLPPLSLLTDGLNFQNKRYILRNEIVSNDGVVTSQEVAVYYGELFEVVLDFLIVGLTVFIVVKAMNRLKDKSHDTKNKTVKTPKDIELLSRLSDLMEEQNALLKASKK; via the coding sequence ATGAAATTTTTAAGAGAGTTTAAAGAATTTGCTGTAAAAGGCAACATGATGGATATGGCTATAGGTATAATTATAGGTGCATCTTTCAATAAAGTAATTGATGTTTTAGTCAAAAAAGTTTTTTTACCACCATTATCATTATTAACTGATGGTTTAAATTTTCAGAATAAGCGCTATATTTTAAGAAATGAGATTGTAAGCAATGATGGTGTGGTTACTAGTCAAGAAGTAGCTGTATATTATGGCGAATTGTTTGAGGTTGTATTAGACTTTTTAATTGTTGGTTTAACGGTATTTATAGTTGTTAAAGCTATGAATAGGTTAAAGGATAAATCACACGACACCAAAAATAAAACAGTTAAAACACCTAAGGATATCGAGTTGTTATCAAGATTATCCGATTTAATGGAAGAGCAAAATGCACTTTTAAAAGCTTCAAAAAAATAA